The nucleotide window GTCATATCCTAAAATAAGTGAAAATTAGACCTTTATGTAGAAATGTAATAACATTTTGTAACAATGGCTACTTTTTGATCACAGTCCGTTACAACCTAAACGcgttaaagggaggcagtcgtcggaactgcgcatgtgcgactttcttgctTACAAACAATACATTTCATGCCCTATGTAAAGATCCATCATGTCAACTTAACTGCAacgtttaaattttacgatgtgcattataacaaacatgttttaacttttatcaatcgccaacatatctaattttatacagtatttacatGGGTCGTAGGGCCCCCtggcgacctttgagcgcagttccgacgactgcctccctttaaccagataaatatatCCAAACGAGGCAACAGTCTCCCCAATCAAATTAAAATCAGAAGTCAAGATGGCGACGTTCTGACTTCAAAGTTGTTCGTGTTTTTTGCTGTTCTCGTAGGCTGATAGTCGCCTTACTGACTCAGCTAACGAGCATGGCACACTTGAAGGACAGGCGAAGGCGGAAAAGTCGCCGTCTTTCCATCTAATTTTAATTTGATTGCAGATTCCCCCGATTCATGCAGGACTTCGAAAACAGCTTATCTTCGGAGCAAAAGCGCATGATTGATAGGCATGTCATCAAATATTCAGATACTGTGAAGGCACACAATCTTAAAAGCTGCGACAGAAAGTATACTGCCGTtactttacaatttacattcGAGCAATTCTGTGTGGGGTGTATGAAAACTGAAATAGCGAGATCAAAAGAAGAACCCGCAAGACATTGTAGTTTTTAATTATCATTTCGGAAGATTTCTTGCATTTTCTTCAGCCgagtcaaaatttttaaaaatcaaaaaatgaaaaagggaTTCCTACCCACCGAGCCTATTTCTAATGAGGCTGTTAGAGGAATATTATCGGAACGCACATTTTCATCTATTTTGCTATCCTTTTTTGAAATGGGTTTTGAAATAGTCATCCAAAACAAAGTTAAGCGTTTAAAAAAGAGTCTTGCGCCTTACTATGAAATTCGAAATGTTCTGTGTATCAGTGAGATCCGTAGTCCAGTATAGATTTTGTAGCATTATTTGAACGAGTGTGTTAACTATATGCTGTCCACTATGCTTTATATCAATTACTATTCTAGCTGTTCAGTGGCGTGTTTTATATCAATTACTATGCAGATCACTAGGTTTTACGTCAATTATTATGCTGTTACAGATTCCTTTATAGCTTTTCACCCTCAGACATGTTCTAATTAtattttcctttcctttcaAGGATTCACCGAGACTACATCCGGGCAATCTTCAGGTGATGAATGGCGGCCCTTTGGAACCTGCCGACAGCCGGGAGGATTGCAATTACATACGGGTATTCAAGTGCCTTGACAATCCAGAAATGCCGcaagatatgcaaattaccgtgCGTGATTGGACATTTTGTGTTCACAAGCACGTACTATGCAAGAACAGTGACTATTTCCGCGCCATGTTCGACTTTGGCCGACAAGACCCGAAACACACGACAGATGAATTGGCGTCTATGCAAAAAGTAGAAATAAAGGGAGACACGCCAACTGCGCAGGCGCTCCACATTCTCTTGAACTTCATTTACTATGGGAAGCTCGATTTGAAAAGTTACAGTGTCGAAGAAGTGATAGCTGCCTCAAGTTTTCTGTTCGTCTCCTCGGTATGGACTCATTTTGCTGACATCAtcacactgaaaaattggaaaacTTATCTAGGACTAGCTGAAAAATACAACATCACGGAATTGAAAGATTTGATATATAGATATTTGAATTGCAATTACAGTGTACTGCAGGGTGATATGTTCTTCCACAAGGCAAAACTCGACAACACAAATTTTTCTCAGGGTTATCTGTCCCAGTTCCGGGATTCCCAGGAGCGGTTTACGACAAAAGTGATTGCAGTGGCGGGCTTCTACAAGGACAAACAGACGTCCTCACCAGCTATCAAGAAACACGGCCATATCGTTAGTTTCTATGACGCGCTCGCACCTGGCTGGAAGTTCCTCGCAGCACTGCCCGTGTCTCTCCGTAGCAACAACGCGCACGTCGACGTCACGGGTTGGGATGATACTATTTATGCCGTCGGGGGCAAAGGATCCATACATGAAAGGGAATCGAATCAATTTCTCTTCGATTGAATGATGCTGTGTCTGTCAGCAAGTCCTTTTCATACAACACCAGGATCGGCGAGTGGAGAAGAACCAAGTCGCCAAATGAGAAAGCTTTCGGGAAAACTCGTTTGGTATCGACAGAAAAAATGTCCTATCTGCTGCATGGCGGTTTTCCTGGAATTTACAGGTATGACCCGACGGATAACTCTTGGCAGACCGTTCCAATGGAAACGAGATCGCTAAGAGACTGTTGCTATGACAAAGGAGTCATATACATGTTGTGCCGCGACTGGGGGCTGTCCAGTAAAACTTGCCATATTGCTCGGTTTTACACAGAATCTGAAAAGTTCGTAGAAAATCTAGATTCCGAGCAGGTGCTGCCCTCGGGGCGTTGTACTCACGTCACGTCCCTTGATGGCGACATATACGTCATAGACGACGCAATGCCATTTAATTGCTTCGTCTTTCGTTACGACCCCGTGACAAATTCGCGCACTCTGCTGAGCTCTTCGCCAATCAGAGAGTTCGGTTTCAAGAAGGGCGCGGGGCAATCGGTTTCCATGGTTGCATCTACTACCTGGGAGAGCACAAGGTCGCCGTGTTTGACGTCGCAGATGTATCGTGGCGGTGTCTCCCGTCATTTCCAAGGAACTTTGATCCAAAAAGTATGTTTGTGTTGACGGTGCCGCGGGATTTAGCTCAGGTATCTCCAGACATTTTATAACGTAAACCGTTGGTTAAAAACACTAGAGACGGGAAAATACCAACGACTACAACAAATACCACACTCAAAAATCGAGCGATCCCTCATTTAGTGTATGGTATAAACTTGTTCGTAAATCATCGAAAACTAATCTTCCGACTCTTATACGATAAACAACGAAAGGGAAATTAACTGAATATACTACTGTTGTATAAATGGTTAGTATGTTAAAAGAATTTGGTATTACACAGGCCTCATTGAAATGAAACGGATGCGACAGATTATGAATTCCCGGGAAATTTGTCTTGATCAATGCTTTTTTAGCACAAAGATTCTAATATTTAGGGGATGAAAATGTCTCCAACGTTCctttctgagagagagagagagagagagagagagagagagagagagagagagagagaagagagagagagagagagagagagagagagatctttGAACTAGTGGAATACTTTGAAAACAAGAAAcgcaacatatattgaagagtgacgtgactttgaaaattttcagccACAACATAATACTGAGCATGATTCACACATAAACGAACACCCCTTCCCAACAACTTTCTTGACTGTCGgcgtcattttacatttttgacacCGAGCAACGTGACTATCTGTATCTGTCATTGTCTTTTgttgcaaaataaaacaaataggCAAACAATAAACGAAAATCTAAACACAtggtaacacgattggaacttatttggaataattggatctacatatttttcaaattaacttaaaaagaaagcagatgagcttatagttgcagattaaaccaagattacttcaccatccaattataccaatagttccaatcgtgtttcgtGTGACTAGGTGTGTCTCGGATTGAAATGCGTATCGTAAGAGGTTCTTTTCAAAGGTCAAACTTAAAACTTCGCTATGAACATCGACATATTCTAGCCACCCGGAGCtacaaattacagcattaaatgtGTCTAGCAGTTCCCGTAAACTGGATTATTCTTTTTACGATATGATGCAAGACATGAACTTTTTGAGTCAGATTTTTGTCGTGTATGTAGTAGCTGGTCTTCCTTTTCGAATACATCGCGGTCATTTACACGAAATTCGGCACAGTTAAGCCGCATTCACTGCCCGGATAAAAAAGacactgaaagaaaaattctCCAGGCAAATTTTATTCATAAGACGAGAACAATGATCGATCGTCAACGTATTTGCGATGGTGAGGTGAGTGGAAAATCATTACGAAAATGTCAATACAGTGCTTGAACGCAGAGGTAAGCTGAGAAAAACACATTATCCACGCAGCtgttacacccgtggccactttagtgttgattaagcctgtctggtgcaagcagaaattctgtttgtataaacgaaacaaagtggtggtcggtgtaataaatgtaaggttcactatcggcaccccactgttaggattgagataacgttctactaaaatgtctcgcctgcccaattcaaatcgatcacaacactgcactgtagacacgctgtaagtctgcactccgacaatgaacatcaataacaacggtcgcgaatatcatacgggcagcttgattgttcaaaatataagacattGTGGTGGCAATTTGGCATCCAGCGAGGTACCACGAGGAGCTACAAAAACAAGCAAGCGACCGTTTACTataagcgtggagggagccagaaaagtttggaagagatatacatgtatcaggacaggttcccttcaaccgggatgagaaaagtgtcgttcatggttacacacatgtgaatgaatacatgtacatgtaaaatgctaccccgactgtactttactcttaccttttctctcttaccaagtgaaattggagtacgtttattcacggtttgtaggaaagaaacatggcttagtgcaagtgaatgtttatttcgaaagttttgcagtcaagacgggcgatgtctgtaatttaattgctaacattttctcagtggcattttctcaattcccgcgtctgaacaaagtctgaacacgacacttgCGATGCACGCTgtagtatcgttggtattcattcaatgcaatattgaaatcgacacaaaatgtgtgatgttctgtaacactgactgcatttgaaagacatgagttttacctgaaactaaagactgatagggcaaatgctgtggtcaacataatttgtacagtgtattttataatcacttcgtaatttcaggctaatcggcgtgtccatggggtaccgatagtaggatcattatcaccactgatacagggtagagtaaccgttttatcacccttctgcagacagaatttctgcttgcaccagacaggcttgatcaacactaaagtggccacgggtgtagaTTCTCGAACGAGATCGAATATGACACAGATACCTGTATTCATATCTTTGAATTACAATTACAATCCAGCATATGCCAAACCGATTGCTTAATTTGTGATTAATAGTCCATTTTTTGGGCTAGCAACATTGAAAATGTTTAAGATTGGTTATTTCTTTATCACTTACGAAGTGTGTAAGAAATCTTCTTATGTATAAACATATTTGTAGCCGCAGTATTACACACAGGCGCTAAGCATGGCGTGCCCGCAGTCGTATATGAAAAAAAGGAAGTTCAAGGGGTCCCATACGTTGATGCTTGTGTTTTACCAAGGTTTGAAACGTGAAAACTTGGATTTAGTCATAATTTCTGCTCAAAAGACCTTTCCACGGCTGTTGCGTACGTTCGTACGTTAAAGCAGTGGGTTGTGATTGACTAGTTTTTTATGGTCGAAAAAGAACGGAATCACGATATGCTTGTGTCAAAGTTGGACACTAAACGTCATCCATTTTGCAGGATGACAGTATACACTAAAATACGTTCaatttatttgcatatggaCCCGGAAGGCAAAACCATGTCATACCTTCCCAATTTTTATGGTACTCTACACTCCAAGCGCTTGTGGCATTACTCGTCATGAAACTCTTAATAATCGTATATCCGAGGCAAAACCGATACTTTTAAAGATGAGTTACAAATGCGTCCCTTTGACGGAGAGCCCTTTCGTCCACAAGAACGTAAATTTGCATTCTCGAAAGTTACATCAATTGCAGAACTAACAGCTATATAGGGCTATTACTGCCATGCGCGGAGGCGTATGAGGCAATCAAAAGGCAGGGGGATACTCCGggggcagtcgtcggaactgcacgCGTGCaacttttttgtttacaaacaacgtATTTCacgcatgatatctagatgcatcacgtagctgcaacatttaaattttacgatattcattgttaacaaaaatgttttaactttcatcaatccccaacgtaccctagacacagtgtttacattggtcgtaggggggtccctggcaacctacattagcagagttccgacgactgcctccctcaCAGTTCCGTGAAAGGCTGTGCTAATTTGCACACATTTACATACTTTAGCATATATTCTATATGCCATTAAAGTGCACGATACTGCATCCAGTTAATGGCTTGTTGAGACGTGTGTCGGATAAATGCACCGATTCACTGTGTAAACGAGGCTGCATTCGAGATATTTCCATAATGGTGATACCAACGAATGCATGGATGTTACTATaacaatttatttaaaaaatcagtCACCGGATTGATTTATTGTCGTGAGTTGGGGAAACTGATCTTACATATATTTGTCACATTTTCTGATTGCTGTTATATACGTATGACAAAACACTACTGGCTAATTGAAATTTTCTAGGAAAAAACCCCGACATTTTTCAGTTTCATGGTTCGGTCTAACGGTTATCTAAATCCACATCCCCGATCCTAAAAGCTCAGTCTTGCAGCTTTTTGTCTTTGGTTACCATGAAACTCAACATTTtggttttaattttgattttccctTCGTTTCGTTCTGATTTGGCAACAATTTTTATCGAAAAACACACGGTATGTGATTGGTAAATTCTCGCAAAAATAGTCTGACAGGATCTCAGATTAAACTGGTTGGCAAGGAATCGTGTCCAGTAACTTTGCGTCCCTCGACGATTTCATCCCGCCGCCCCGTCTTTCTTGACTGTTTTAGAATGCGTTTCTTTAAAATATACGATACTTAAAGGAGATCGGTTTTTTATTCAACCTGACACTGAACATTCCCGCGTGTTTCGCTCCATTATATGTCGGAGTGAAATATTCGAAGTTTGAAGAAGAACTTGACAAGTATATGGGAAAGTCGACCGTAGTGCATCGTAGTGATAGTTATCGATGTATCTATCGTCCAAATCAATAAGGGGCATATTATTCACATGTGGAGACATAATCTCGTCAGGGAGCTCACTTCTCGTGCGAAGATACGAGAACGGAGATGAAGATTCAGATGACAAACCAAGTGGTCCTAGGCTTTTCAGGGTCACCAAATATTCTAAAAAGAACGATGATTTACAAGtgacaatgtttcaactcaAAGAAGTAGTTGAAATGGCTATTAGCACAGCATTAAGCGACCTCAGACCAACTTAAGAAATtgttcttaaaggtatactgttacctgttccaattttgccacagttaacttggaaagagaaaatctaaccaatcacagattttaggcGGGTGGCCGCTTCTTAAAAACatcgccctcacatgggcattttgaataccaaggaacgctcctttgaccatatatgggtatatttagattacaggtgactgtatacctttaactcatCTGCATTGCCAATAGTCCTAATAAAGCTTATAACATAAAAGTTTAACTCTGTTTCGAAAATCACGATAGATTGCAggacatgacattttgtcttaATCATAATCTAGCATAGGCAGCAAACCAACCGATCACTGTATTATAAATATGCTATCCTAACATAAGTTGAACAAAAATTTACAGGCAAAATAATAGCTGTTCTTTGCGGCCCTCCTGCTATCGTCTAGAAAGATTcccttaggccaaaaaaataataggtttgtttctggtcattgacatgtggcaaaaatgatgcggcgacgcgattttttttttttttcaatttttggtggaatttgatacaattttcccttttttccatgggggcaaatgaaaaacagggaaaaagagttgacgcgcacactttgaagtgatgcgCGCGATGACCAGAAATGAATCAATGTTTTTTGGCCTTACTGGCCTTACCTCATTTTCCCGGCTCTTTGCCAGGATATTTCAAAGCTTCCTTCTCCACATTACACTCACTGTGCCACAGCATTATTATACAGAAGTAAGCAAGCATTATTTATGTTGATTTTTCCTGTTATGATCATAAATTAATaatgaatattgataaattattaatatgaatgttgcaaaataacaagaaaacattttttttacaatcgATGCCgtctattttgtgtaaatagcttctggaaaccccattgttgttataattatgatattaataaattatgattgagattaataaaatcatattttacacattgtaatctgcttaCGTAAACAACTCTATGGAATCCTTATTAAGTTcgtaatctatttaaaaatatacTTGTGACACCATTACTCGTAGAAACTTTCGCCACAGACTGAACATGTTATAGTAGAGCATATATAAAGGAGGACCGTGCATGCCATAGCAATGTCAACCTGGTCTGTTTCATGGAAGTCTCACAATTGATCTGTcagtcgtttgtttgtttgcttgtttacttgttgtttttgtttattctattATTGTTATTAGTCTCACAATTGATCAGTCAGTcgtttgtttgcttttgtttacttgtttatttttctttttttttctttttttgaccgattcttttcaattttttttattttttctctattGTTTATTTACTTGGTTACTGTCATTCAGTCAGAATTCCCTGTGCTTTGATTGGTGTCACTACTGTGGCGAATTCAGGAACAAGTtttcaaaccaattacacaagcttgaaaacatttagatcaatttcatcgTCCATTCTCATCTGGATTTCACTGTAAGCTAGGTCTGTGTACAGAGGCGTAATATGTAAGACAGCATTTGTGAAAGCTTCAGTCTTTACTCTAGAAAATTGGAATTATGACATGTAGAATGCAGCTAGTTGTATGAAAAAGATGACAGAAATATAGATATGCCATCAGGAAGGGGGACCACACGTTGGTCCATGGCCATGCCCACTCCCATCCCAGCTTCCGGCTCTACAGTCTGAGAAAAGATTTAGATGCCTGTATTATACGATTATTTATACGATTATTTTGCTATAACACcgtccctcccccccccctcccccatggagggacggtggtaaTAGCATCGAAAGACTCGTCCctggagagcgccctctagtgacGAATATATATAGGGCGAAACTAATCTAAATACAGAGCTCTAGTTTGTCGGTAAAAATCCAAATAAACCCTGCCTGCTACACCAGATTCTCATGGAAGAAAGTGCCTTATGTAGATATAGTCCTGCTTCCATGATAACTGACAttagaaagaaaatcattattcaatagaaaagaaaatacaaacaaacacacaaatagaGGCCAATAATATGGACagttatatatacatatttatatatatatatatttatttacctCAAAATTCATATCCCTGATACAATTAAATGTCAACATAAGCCTAACAGTTCAGTATACGTCTATACATGTTGACCtgttaaaaattacaaatgcaaAAGCACCTAACAGTTGGGTTTCAATTCAGTGCCACAACTCAGCTTGTACGTACAATAGAAATGATCATCCTTGGTATCACCACACATTTCACAGTCACTGACTCATTGATTAGTGACAGCATAGACCCTCTCTACTGTCTAAGGTTACAGTAACCCAGCATGGGACAACTTTGTCTGGACTGAGAGCCGTTTTTAGGAGCAATAACAGCTGAAAGTTAAACATGTTTTCTCAACTAACTCTCACACACAGAGTTGTTGCATTCACTGTAATCTTGTGTCACATAGTGTCAATGGTGTAAATTGTTTCATTTGCTGGTAAAGTTTACAACACTAGCATTTACACATTATGTAAAATTTAGCTATGCATATTGTTAAAGGTCAATAACTATACACACTTTCACCTGCTGAGGGCTGTATACAATTAAAGATAATGCTGacaagtatatttcactgtaTCAATAATATTAATGCACAGAAAAAtacttttgcaaaaaaatatgtaaatctttCATGTATTTCTTTGTATACCGTTTGTATACCAGTATGGCGTTCACACCTGTCTTATGTGTTGTGTAAATCTGCAATGCAAAATTTAGCATTGCGGTGATCAAAATGGCAGTCGAgctgatttaaccctttcaccaccatggtttggtccaaacccattgttatcaatggtgattgtggacctgtttacagagaaTTGGGGTGGACAGGTTAAAGATGGGTTGTTGGAGGCCTTCAGGAACGAGGTGACCACATATTTTACTCTTAAATACCTTTGAATTGGCAGATGGGAAAGCGTGTGTATGAAAATCTGCAAAATTTGCTTCAttatcaatgacaaaatgaaCTGACAGTGTGgttaaagacacagaaaaaagtaaataaacactgatacaaaaatatgtaaaaatcataagTTGTAATTACCTGCATGTAAGCTGAGGAGaatttcagacaaattttaccaaaaataaatggataaatgaaaatgtttgcaagaaaacaaaacatgattATAAATAAATCCAGAGGTAAACGTGTGACATACAACATGATTGATTCCACTTTCTTTTACTTCAAATAACATTGTTTGATCATGTGATCTGCATTGACCATACACTGAACAGAGAAGCTACCTGTACACATCAATATAGTGAGACAAAAACTGCATTTAAACGCCGAAATATCTGTTGTAATATCCAATGACAAATATTTGAAGGGGTTTAATATTGAGATTTCTCCTCCTCGCCCATGATTCACACAGCATCATTGTGCTTATTGAGTACAAAAAAAACCATATAAAACAACATATAACTACCATGTTTGCAATAAAATCAGaaagagctctgctgtgttatgtagagaataacacatgagttgatgaagaaggtggaaatctttgaaagctcattacaggatggcctgacaaaaatggcaaaaagacataattgcagatttcatcataatttgaacatatcacattttaaGATCATCCCCAAGGACATGTCAATCGAAACTATCAGACaagttttttgagaaacaaatattttgaacaaaattgccccaaaaatacataattgcagatttcatcataatttcaatgtattACATTTTGATCATCAATATGCACCTGTATATcagatatcaaagctgtcagacaaatGGTTTtggtgaaatatatttttgaccaaaagggacaaaaattgacataaaaatacaaatttccatatttctgcacaatttgaacaaatgtgaaacaggtcatccctagggccctacatccaaaatatcaaagctgtctcacctgcagttttgaagattttgagatacttttggaccaaaaaaggcgataattgccttaaaaatacaaatttgcatatttcatcataatttgaaaaaaatcaaaataaggtCAACCCAAGGGACCCGTATCCCATATATTAAAGTTGTCTGATCAGTCCTTCAGGAGAAGATTTTTGtcccaaaatattaaaaatgccctaaaaaatacaaacttgaatatttcatcacaatttgaaggaATCTGATTAAGGTCATCCCTGGTAACCTGTACTTCAAACGTCCAGTAATCCAGTCCAGGAATCCGACTTGCTGTTTTCAAGAAGATGCTTAGAATATAAAAAGTTGATGGATGCTGGATGCCAAACAACGAGTGATGGATGACAGATGACAGATGCTGCCACAAATCTACCTATTAGATAAGCTTTGTGTCATCGACAGTGAagctaaaatatggaaataaggGACGATGCGCTGACTATTAACTTTTATTTATTGGcgagggcgagaggaaagccaaaagtTAACGGGTGAGGCTTGCCAAATCTGTTAATTTTGGCGTTCCTCTCGCCCGCACCCATAAAGAAACGTTAATGGTCAAtgtggagtctgttatttccattatattatcaacaaacccccCAAACtgtcaaagtttacaaaaattttccatggaaacgacaacggggccccagaacttaACAGTAAGTAGTGCACtgcaaacattttgcaaatccagatattttttgaaaaaattgtctaaacttggcccacaagtgctaaattttattttgtgattgattatgatctttgtacaaatcacaattttccttttagccgtaaagttactatgtttacgatattattcatattcacagccatgtaaacaaactattactgtgtatttgtgggcagtcacatggttcagttcgaccaattaaaatgccaTGGACAGGGAAGCTAAAAATACCAATATTGCACAGTTCAAATGATACAATTTTGTTAAATGTAGATATTGTCACATTAAACAGCAATGACACCCAATGACACTGCTGTAGTTATATGCCTGCAAAAAAGTGCATAGAATGAGGTAAAGTTATCTATTAaatccataaatatacataccaGTTAATTTTTCCCTTAAAGTTTACTATTAACGACATTTTTTAGTGTATtagaatataaatatatacagcTCTTGAGGTACAGATGAAACAATAACAATCACTAAGAAAAATGATGCTTGACAGTATATTTTGCTTGTCTTCAGATTCTTTGGGCATCATTCATTGTCAGAAA belongs to Ptychodera flava strain L36383 chromosome 17, AS_Pfla_20210202, whole genome shotgun sequence and includes:
- the LOC139115751 gene encoding uncharacterized protein, which codes for MACLARMFCGRRYGRKRRVEILDDDEGKYDFEDSPRLHPGNLQVMNGGPLEPADSREDCNYIRVFKCLDNPEMPQDMQITVRDWTFCVHKHVLCKNSDYFRAMFDFGRQDPKHTTDELASMQKVEIKGDTPTAQALHILLNFIYYGKLDLKSYSVEEVIAASSFLFVSSVWTHFADIITLKNWKTYLGLAEKYNITELKDLIYRYLNCNYSVLQGDMFFHKAKLDNTNFSQGYLSQFRDSQERFTTKVIAVAGFYKDKQTSSPAIKKHGHIVSFYDALAPGWKFLAALPVSLRSNNAHVDVTGWDDTIYAVGGKGSIHERESNQFLFD